The genomic stretch GGTTCTCTGGTTCGGTGTGTTTGTGTTTGGCCTGAAGACGAAGGAGTGTTGACTCATGCGCGACAAACCAGCGACCGGCGTGGTGCCCAGCCCCGCCGTGTTCATCAATGCACAAAGCGCGATGACCGGGCTGCGCGGCCGCGACCTGATCTCGACCCTGCGCAGCGTCGCGGCCCATGGCCTGCGCAACCCGATCCACAGCGCACGCCACGCCTTGAGGCTAGGAAGCCAGCTGGGCCGCGTCCTGCTCGGTGAGACCCTGCACCCGATCAACGCGCAGGACACCCGCTTCAGCGATCCGGCCTGGAGCCTCAATCCGTTCTACCGGCGCAGCCTTCAGGCCTACCTGAGCTGGCAGAAACAGGTCAAGAGCTGGATCGACGAGAGCAGCATGAGCGAAGACGACCGGGCCCGCGCGCAGTTCGCCTTCAGCCTGCTCAACGATGCCGTGGCGCCGTCCAACACCCTGCTCAATCCGCTGGCGGTCAAGGAGCTGTTCAACTCCGGCGGGCAGAGCCTGGTGCGCGGCCTGGGCCACCTGATCGACGACCTGCTGCACAACGACGGCCTGCCGCGCCAGGTCTCGAAGCAGGCGTTCGAGATCGGCAAGACCGTCGCCACCACCACCGGCTCCGTGGTGTTTCGCAACGAGATGCTGGAGCTGATCCAGTACCGGCCGATGAGCGAGAAACAGTACGCCAAGCCGCTGCTGGTGGTGCCGCCGCAGATCAACAAGTACTACATCTTCGACCTCAGCCCGCACAACAGCTTCGTCCAGTTCGCCCTCAAGAACGGCCTGCAGACCTTCATGATCAGCTGGCGCAACCCGGACGTGCGCCACCGCGAATGGGGCCTGTCGACCTACGTCGAGGCGGTGGAGGAAGCGATGAACGTCTGCCGCTCGATCACCGGCGCCCGCGACGTCAACCTGATGGGCGCCTGCGCCGGCGGCCTCACCATCGCCGCCCTGCAAGGCCACCTGCAGGCCAAGCGGCAGCTGCGCCGGGTCTCCAGCGCCACCTACCTGGTGAGCCTGCTCGACAGCCAGTTCGACACGCCGGCGACGCTGTTCGCCGACGAGCAGACCCTCGAGGCGGCCAAGCGCCGCTCCTACCAGCGGGGCGTGCTCGACGGCCGCGACATGGCCAAGGTGTTCGCCTGGATGCGCCCCAACGACCTGATCTGGAACTACTTCGTCAACAACTACTTGCTGGGCAAGGTGCCGCCGCCGTTCGACATCCTCTACTGGAACAACGACAGCACCCGCCTGCCGGCGGCGTTCCACGGCGACCTGCTGGACTTCTTCAAGCACAACCCGCTGACCCACCCCGGCGGCCTGGAAGTGTGCGGCACGCCGATCGACCTGCAGAAGGTCACGGTCGACAGCTTCAGCGTGGCCGGCATGAACGACCACATCACGCCGTGGGACGCGGTGTACCGCTCGACCCTGCTGCTGGGCGGCGAGCGGCGCTTCGTGCTGTCCAACAGCGGCCACGTGCAGAGCATCCTCAACCCGCCAGGCAACCCGAAGGCCAACTACGTCGAGAACGGCAAGCTGAGCGGCGACCCCCGCGCCTGGTACTACGACGCGAAGAAGGTCGACGGCAGCTGGTGGACGCAGTGGCTGGAATGGATCCAGCAGCGCTCCGGCGCGCAGCGCGAGACCCAGATGACCCTCGGCAGCCCCGACTACCCAACGATGGAAGCGGCCCCCGGCACCTACGTGCGCGTGCGCTGACGCCCCGAAACCTTTTAAGAAGACTGGATGAAAACCCGCGACCGGATTCTCGAATGTGCCCTGCAGCTGTTCAACGAAAAGGGCGAGCCGAACGTCTCCACCATGGAGGTTGCCAACGAGATGGGGATCAGCCCCGGCAACCTCTACTACCACTTCCACGGCAAGGAGCCGCTGATCCTCGGGCTGTTCGAGCGCTTCCAGGGCGAACTGGCGCCGTTGCTCGACCCGCCCGCCGACGTCGAGCTGGCGCCGGAGGACTACTGGCTGTTCCTGCACCTGATCGTCGAGCGCCTGGCGCTCTACCGGTTCCTGTTCCAGGACCTGTCGAACCTGTCCGGGCGCCTGCCGAAGCTGGCCAAGGGCATCCGCAACCTGCTCAACGTCCTCAAGCGCACGCTGGCGTCCTTGCTGGCGCGCCTGAAGGCGCAGGGGCTGCTGGTCAGCGACACCCAGGCCCTGGGGCAACTGGTGGAGCAGATCACCCTGACCTTGCTGTTCTCCCTGGACTACCAGCGGATCCTCGACCGCGAGGGCGAGGTGAGGCTGGTGGTGTACCAGATCATGATGCTGGTGGCCCCGCACCTGCTGCCGCCGATCAAGGTGGCGACGGAACGGTTCGCGCTGCAGTACCTCGAAGAGCACGAATGACCGTCGAATCCCCTTTGCGGGAGCTAGCCTGCTCGCCATAGCGGTGTGTCATTCAGCTTCTCTGGCGACCGGTCCGACGCCTTCGCGGGCAAGCCCGCTCCCACAGGAGACCGCATCGGCTGCGAAGGTGCGGCACAAACAAAAACGCCCGGCCTTCGCAGGCCGGGCGTTTTCTTGAGCCCTGAGGATCAGGACTGACTGGACGGCGCCGACGGGGTCGGTGCGGCAGTCGGGGTCACGGCAGATGCCGGTGCGGCGGCGGAGTTCGACGCGCTGACCGGAGCGGCCGGGGTCGCAGGCTTGGCGGCTGCGGCCGGTTTCGGCGCAGCGGCTTTCGGTGCGGCCGGCTTTTTCACTGCCGGTTTCTTCGCGGCAGCCGGTTTGGCGGCTGGCTTGGCGGCAGCGGTCTTCGCCACAGGTTTGGCGGCGGGTTTGGCCGCCGCTTTCGCAGCCGGTTTGGCCGCTGCGGTTTTCGCCGCAGGCTTGGCGGCCGGTTTGGCGGCGGCCTTGGCCAGCGGCTTGGCCGCAGGTTTCGCAGCCGGCTTGGCCGCTGCGGTTTTGGCCACAGGCTGGGTTTTCAGGCCGGTGAGTTTCTCGATCTGCTTGGTCAGGGTCTCGACCTTGCTGTGCAGCGCCTTGACCTCATTGCGGCTCGGCACGCCCAGACGCGAGATCGCGCTGTTCAGGCGCTTGTCGAAGGCCTCTTCCAGTTCGTCCCACTTGCCCAGGGCGCGGTCTTTCACGCCGCTGATGCGCGACTTGGCCGAGGAAGCGGAGTCCTTGGCGGCGTCGACTTTCTTGCCGACCGCCGATTTGGTGAGTTTCTCGGCCTTTTCGCCGTCTTTGACCAGTGACTCGAAGAGCTTGCTGCCGTCAGTGTCGATCTTCGAGTACACGCCCAGGCCCGCCAGCCAGATCTTGCGGGAGTAGTCTTCGACCTTCCCGATCCACGAGCTGCCTTCTTTATCGGTGTTCTTTTTGCCAGCCATCCCGTTCTCCTTAAGATTTACGCGCGACGCGTTCGAGCAATGCCGTCAGCTCATCGAGCTTAGCAGAGAGTGCCTCAACGTCATGTTTAGACGGAATGCCGATGCGATTCAAGGCACTGGCGACGCGTGTGTCGAACGCCTTCTCGACCTTGTCGAGCTGCACTTCGACCCGGCCCTTGAAGGTGCTGACTTCGCCCTTGGCCTCATCGATCTCGGCGTTGGCCGCTTCGAGTTTTTCGGCGACGGCTTTTTTGCCTTTCTTTTCAACCGCTTGACCGGCCTTGATCAGCTCTTGAAAGTAGTCGCTGCCCTCTTGGCCGACCTTGGCGTAGGCACCCAGGCCTGCCAGCCAGATCTTGCGGGCATAGGATTTGACGTCGCTCAGAGCGGAAGTCGAAGCGTCGATTTTTTTCTTCAAAATGACTTTGGCCATGGTGCACCTCACGCGCAGAAGGTTTGAGGAACTGCCCGGACGAGTGTCGGGCTCAGGCACAAAGTAGGGAGAAAAATTAGAAACGGCACCCTAA from Pseudomonas ekonensis encodes the following:
- the phaC gene encoding class II poly(R)-hydroxyalkanoic acid synthase; translation: MRDKPATGVVPSPAVFINAQSAMTGLRGRDLISTLRSVAAHGLRNPIHSARHALRLGSQLGRVLLGETLHPINAQDTRFSDPAWSLNPFYRRSLQAYLSWQKQVKSWIDESSMSEDDRARAQFAFSLLNDAVAPSNTLLNPLAVKELFNSGGQSLVRGLGHLIDDLLHNDGLPRQVSKQAFEIGKTVATTTGSVVFRNEMLELIQYRPMSEKQYAKPLLVVPPQINKYYIFDLSPHNSFVQFALKNGLQTFMISWRNPDVRHREWGLSTYVEAVEEAMNVCRSITGARDVNLMGACAGGLTIAALQGHLQAKRQLRRVSSATYLVSLLDSQFDTPATLFADEQTLEAAKRRSYQRGVLDGRDMAKVFAWMRPNDLIWNYFVNNYLLGKVPPPFDILYWNNDSTRLPAAFHGDLLDFFKHNPLTHPGGLEVCGTPIDLQKVTVDSFSVAGMNDHITPWDAVYRSTLLLGGERRFVLSNSGHVQSILNPPGNPKANYVENGKLSGDPRAWYYDAKKVDGSWWTQWLEWIQQRSGAQRETQMTLGSPDYPTMEAAPGTYVRVR
- a CDS encoding TetR/AcrR family transcriptional regulator — translated: MKTRDRILECALQLFNEKGEPNVSTMEVANEMGISPGNLYYHFHGKEPLILGLFERFQGELAPLLDPPADVELAPEDYWLFLHLIVERLALYRFLFQDLSNLSGRLPKLAKGIRNLLNVLKRTLASLLARLKAQGLLVSDTQALGQLVEQITLTLLFSLDYQRILDREGEVRLVVYQIMMLVAPHLLPPIKVATERFALQYLEEHE
- a CDS encoding phasin family protein, with protein sequence MAGKKNTDKEGSSWIGKVEDYSRKIWLAGLGVYSKIDTDGSKLFESLVKDGEKAEKLTKSAVGKKVDAAKDSASSAKSRISGVKDRALGKWDELEEAFDKRLNSAISRLGVPSRNEVKALHSKVETLTKQIEKLTGLKTQPVAKTAAAKPAAKPAAKPLAKAAAKPAAKPAAKTAAAKPAAKAAAKPAAKPVAKTAAAKPAAKPAAAKKPAVKKPAAPKAAAPKPAAAAKPATPAAPVSASNSAAAPASAVTPTAAPTPSAPSSQS
- a CDS encoding phasin family protein, whose product is MAKVILKKKIDASTSALSDVKSYARKIWLAGLGAYAKVGQEGSDYFQELIKAGQAVEKKGKKAVAEKLEAANAEIDEAKGEVSTFKGRVEVQLDKVEKAFDTRVASALNRIGIPSKHDVEALSAKLDELTALLERVARKS